In Bacillota bacterium, the genomic window GAATGCCTGCGGTGCGGTCGCCACCACCTATCTGGGCGGCACGCCCGGATTTCCGGCTGCTGATGGTATCCTCGCGTTCATCCGTCAACACGGAAGGAGCCGGCATCCCAGTTGAACCGGGCGTCACAGCTGAGGTCCGGCCGCCTGGGTGTCAGATCCAAACCGCACTCCTGCCGTACCCGACTCGCCTTTCTCGACTTCTGTGGTGAGACGATACCGACTTCCAGTTCCTCACGCACGACGGAGGTGGCGAGGCGTGCCCCCGCTGTTATTGCCGGCCCGAACCATCCTGAAACCCCGCGACATCCGGGTTCTCCAGATACTGGCAACCTGGTACCCGTGTTGGCTCAGCGCCAGAGACGTGGGCGTGGCCCTCGGACTCAGCGACACGTCGGCCTCATCGCGGGCCATGGCGTCCCTGCGAAGGCTGGTCCGGGCCAGGTGGGTCGAACGGCGAGGCCGGACCAAGGGCATGTATCGCTACGTACCGGCCAGGGAGGCGGAAGAAGCCTGGTAGCTTCGCCCCTGGCTGCCTGCTCGGCCTCGTGGCTGCTTCAAGCGGCCACGCGGCCCACGGCTTCCCGCACGGCTTCAAGAAACTCCGGTGCAAATCCCCGCCCGGCGATCTCGACCGCGGCCCGCACGTGGTCCAGGCTCTTCGACCCGACCAGCACGCAACTGACCCCGGGTGACGTGTAGAGGAAAGCCAGGGCGACCTCCGGCAGGCGATCCCAGTCGCCGTCAACGAGGTCGAGGAACGGGGCCAGCCGCCGCTGCAGCCCCGTGTCGGCCGCGGCCAGTGCCCGGGCCTTGCCGGTCAACCGGCCCATCGCAAGCCCGCCCCGCACCAGCACCCCTATGCCGCGCCGGGCGGCTTCTTCGATGAGCCGGCCCGCCGCCGGGTTCAGCAAGCTGTATTCGACCTGCAGGACGTCGAAAACGCCGCGCTCGATACAGGGCCCGATGAGATGGGTCGGCGGCGACGCGCCCAGAAACCGCACCTTGCCCTCCGCCTGGGCCTCCCGCATCGCCCGCAACGTCTCGCCCTCCGCGAGCACCCGCTCGGGGTCGGGGCCGAAATGGATCTGCATGATGTCGATCCGGTCGGTCTGGAGCAGCCGCAGGCTCATGTCGATGGACGCCTTGACGGCCTCGTAACTGAAGTCGTAGTACGTGCCGGGATCGGCCGAATGCTCACCGCACTTGCTGGCCAGGATGAACTCGCTGCGCCGGTGCGAGATAGCGCGGCCGACGCGTTCCTCGCTGAGGTGGTAGGCACGGGCCGTGTCGATGAGGTTGATGCCGAGGTCAAGCACACCGTTCAGCACCTGGGCGGCGGCCGCTTCGTCCGGGCGGCGCCGCTGGACCTCGTCTCCCAGCCCCCAATCCCTTCCTATCTCAAGGGCGCCGAACCCGATGAAAGTTACCCCAAACCCTGTCCGGCCGAGTAGCCTCCGCTCCAGGGCCGGCATCGAACAGCTCACGGCGCACACCCCCTCCAGCGCGTACGCACTCCTACGAGGCCCGGCACCGTTGCACCTGCTCCGGGGCGATCCTGGCCCCCAGGATTGCGGCAGGCGACCCCGAAGTACATAGGGGGTTTCCGGACGGTGGAGATGATAGGGAGGTCGGTAGGGCGCATGACGTCCGCTCGTGCGCGCCGCAATGGAGCCATGAGGCTCCGGCTTTCGTGGATGGCTCCCCTGTTGGCAGCCTCGGTTTTGGTCTCTACCGCGGCCTTCGCAGAGGATACCGTGCCGCCTGGTGAAAGCACCGAGGAGTCGGCCCAGGGCGAGATCGGCCGCGGGGAGGCGGTCCTCCTCGATCAGATTGCTACCTACTTCGATGTCGGTGTCGAGGAGCTTCTGGCGCTTCGGGCGCAGGGCTTCGGGATTGGCGAAATCATCATCATTTACAGCCTGGCCACCAACGCGGAAGGCCAGGCGCTGGCCGATCAGGTCGCTGCCATACTGAAGCTGCGGCAAGAAGGGCTTGGTTGGGGTGGGATCGCGGCCCAATTGGGCGTCGAACCCCGAGCCCTGGGTCACGCGGTAGCCGGCGTACTCGGAGGGCCGAAGTCCGGCCCACAAGCGGCGCTGTCCAGGGAGCAGCAGCGGGTTCGGGAAGAGGAGCGCCTTCGGGTGGCCCTAACCGTGCAGAGCCTGCTTCCCGAACGGGCGCGGACCGAGGTGTCGCCGGTCATCGAACAACTTCGTATCCAGGTGGCCGCCGCGGCCACCAGGGACAAGCGCAGTGAGGCCCCAACCACAGGAGCCAACGGCGGTGGCCAGGGAGCTGGCGGGTCGCCCGGCGGTGGACCCGGCAAGGGCGAGCAGGGCTGCTGCTCCAAGGGCGGTGACGCTTCGAAGGGCGGTCCGAACGGGAAGTGACGGCACGAAACCAGAGGCCCCGGGAAAGCCCTCCCGGGGTCTCTGTCTCGGCGGCTTCTGTGCGGCGAAACGGTGTCTGACACGGTCCTCGCCTTCCGCGTCGGCTGTGGCTCGGGCGACGGACCCGGTGCGGTCAGGCTTTCTTGGAGCGCGCCAGCGACCTCGCCATGCGTTCCAGCTTGAAGACCGTCGTGAACTCCACGTTCTTGCTGATCCACAGCTTCCCGGTCATGATGGCCTGCGTGAGCGAGCCCCGGTAGGCCAGCGCGTTCAGCAGCACGGCCGGGTCGGCGACGACCATCACCAGGTCGGGAGCTGCGGCCGTTCCTTCTTCAACCGTCAGGTCGCCGTTGGCGATCTTCATCACCAGCGTGCCGCCCGTCGTCTTCACCAGGATGGTGCGCCACCAGTTGGCGATGTCCCGCCGCGCCCGCTCGTTGGCCGAAAGCTCCCGCGCCAGCGCGGAGAGTTGGGCGGCGATCTCGTGGAAGCGCGCGGCATCCTGCGCCGTGGCGGAGGGCAGCGGGGGTTCCGTCGCCCGCTCCCAGTCGAGTTCGGACTCCTCCAGGCCCTTTTTCGCCACCTGGTCAGGCGTCAGCTCCGCCGTCGGGACGCAGAAGATGTCCGTGATCTCACCCTTGCGTTCGCTACGGAAGACCACCTTCACCTCGGTGCCCTTCCGGAAGATGCCCGGCACCAGGATGCCCCGGGTGGTGTAGAGGTTGACGCTGAGTGCCGTATCCGCGCCCCTCAGTATCGCCCGCCCCCGCCCGAACGGCACCTGCTGCTGGAACAGCGAGTTGGCAAAGTACGTCACCGGCGGCGTGGCGACCAGCTGGCCCACGTCGCCCACCTCGACCAGCTCGGTGGGGGCAAAGCCGCAGTCCGGGCACCGGGTCACGAAAGGCGGTACTCGGACCAGCCCGCACCTGGTGCACCGGGCGCCCAGGATGCGCTTTTCGTCCCGCAGCGCCAGGAAGAACGGCGAGAACTCCCCCATGCTCCGCCGGTAGAAGGTGAACATCGCGTCGTTCAGCAGAAGGTAGGGGCGACCGCCGACGTTCACCACCTCGGAACGTGCATCCGGAATGGCCTCGAGCGGGATTACCTTGGCGTCAGCCATTGACCCGACCCCTCCCCTACCGCTGCTCCAGGATGAGCACGACGCCATACTGGGCTACGGTGCTTCCGGTGCCGTGCACCAGAGCTCGGCGAAGTCCTCGGCGGATGAGTTCCCGGCGGGCCGACCAGGCCGACATGATGTTGCTGGCCCCCACCGCATGGCCGCTGTACAGGAGCCCGCCCGACGGGTTGACCAGGATGGGGCCGCCCGGCATCATCAGGCCCTCCTCTATCACCGAGTCGGCCCGCCCGAGCGGGACAAAGCCCATCTCCGCCATGCTGATTTCGAGCTGGTGGACGAAGGCGTCGTGCAGCTCGATGACGTCGATCTCCTTGAGCGGGTTCTTGATGCCGGCCATCTCGTACGCCCGCTTCGCCGCCAGGTGGTGAGAGAGGATGCGGTGCATGATCTTGTGGTTCTTGCCGGCGAAGGAGGGCTCGTTGGCCTCCCCGACGCCCGTCACCCAGATGACCGGCTTCCCGGTGTTGCGGGCAATGGCTTTGGCCGTCTGCTCCTCGGCCATGATCACCGCCGCGGCGCCCTCGGAATAGACGCAGATTTCCAGTTCCTTGAACGGGTAGACGACAATGCGGGAGTTGAGCACCTCCTCCGGGGTGACCTGGTCGAACCGCCGCTGGGCGAACTCGTTGTCCCTGGCCTGCTGGCTGAGCTGGGCGGCCACCTGCGCGGTGATCTCGGGCTTCAGGTCGCCCGGATGCTCGTCCATGTACGCGAGCACCACCTCGGCGTAGCTGTCGGAGGCCGTCCACCCCAGCTTCTGCTCGAAGAAGCTATCGCCCGACCAGCCGATGGTCTTGATCACCTCGGGGGTTGCCGACATGGACTGGAAGTCGAAGCAGTCGGTGGCCTTCTCCACCCCCAGCACCAGCAGGGTCTTGAACCTTTCCGCCGCAAGGTACGCGTGCGCCACCGACATGGCGTAGGCGCCCGTGGCGCCACCGTTGCTCACCCGGACGCCGAACTTGTTTTCGAGCCCGATGACGGCCTGCAGGGGGTGTTCGGGGATCGCGGCCCGCTGGAAGATGTCGTTGTAGATGCCGTAGACCACACCGTCCACGTCGTCCACGCCCAGGCCTGCGTCCTCCAGCGCAGCGGCCGTGGCCATCTGGGCCAGCTCGTAGTACGTCTTCTCGTACCACCTGGCCTTGAACGGCGTGACCGCCGCCCCCACGATGCCAACGCGGCGCAATGCTGCCACTCCTTTCGCCGGCGATAGGGGGTTTGATAACGCTTTCCTGGTGAGCAGTTCGGGAGCAGGAGAGATGATTCCTCCGGCTGGCAAGGGGCGGCGGCGCCGAACGCCGCCTCCAGGTCAGCGGGCGGCCGGACGGTTTTGAGCGAGCCTCTGGCGGAATAGGAAAAGCCCTGGGGGTCCGTCCCCATGGACGGCAACGGCGCAGGTGTACGGGAGGCAGTGCCGGACCGGGAGCAGAGCCGAATCTGGCGCTTCGGGCTCTGGTGTGCGGCCTGGCTCGTGTCGCTCAGTGTGCCGCTTGCGGCGGCCACCGATTCGGCCAGGCCCGCACGTCCTCCGGTATGCGGCGAGGTGTCGGTAGTCGGCGCCCCCGGCCAGGAGGACCGGCCTGAGGACGTCCGTGAACTGCAGTTGGGCCTGCGCCTTCTGGCGCTCTTCCCGCACCCTCTCGATGGCCGCTATGAACCCCATACCCGCGAGGCCGTCCGGCTCTTCCAGAGGCAGCACGGGCTCCCGGCCGACGGCGTGGCGGGCCCCGAAACCTGGCGGGCCCTGGCCCAGGCATTCGAGCAGCAGGCTTCCGACCTCATCGGCTCGCAGCGGGAGGCGGCCCGCACCGCACCACCGCCTGAGGGAGTCCCCCTCCACCCGGACGTCAAGCCCGGAGGCTACTGGGCCGTGGTCGACACCGTCCGCCTGAACCTCACGCTGTACCGGGACGGGGACGTACAGGGCCGGTGGCCCATCGCCGTCGGCAAACCCTGGACCATGACGCCGGTCGGCGAGTGGAAAATCGTGGACAAAGGGTTTGCGGAGGGCGTGTTCGGCACTCGCTGGATCGGGCTCGACATCCCGTTCGGCAGTTACGGCATTCACGGAACCGACCGACCCTGGTCTATTGGAACCTACGCCAGTGCAGGCTGCATCCGCATGTACAACCACGACGTCGAACGCCTCTATGACCTGCTGCCCCACGGAACGCCCGTGACCATCACCGGCGTCCTGCCGCCCGTCGCCTGGGACACGCCACTCGGCCCGGGC contains:
- a CDS encoding thiolase family protein — its product is MRRVGIVGAAVTPFKARWYEKTYYELAQMATAAALEDAGLGVDDVDGVVYGIYNDIFQRAAIPEHPLQAVIGLENKFGVRVSNGGATGAYAMSVAHAYLAAERFKTLLVLGVEKATDCFDFQSMSATPEVIKTIGWSGDSFFEQKLGWTASDSYAEVVLAYMDEHPGDLKPEITAQVAAQLSQQARDNEFAQRRFDQVTPEEVLNSRIVVYPFKELEICVYSEGAAAVIMAEEQTAKAIARNTGKPVIWVTGVGEANEPSFAGKNHKIMHRILSHHLAAKRAYEMAGIKNPLKEIDVIELHDAFVHQLEISMAEMGFVPLGRADSVIEEGLMMPGGPILVNPSGGLLYSGHAVGASNIMSAWSARRELIRRGLRRALVHGTGSTVAQYGVVLILEQR
- a CDS encoding SCP2 sterol-binding domain-containing protein, with the protein product MADAKVIPLEAIPDARSEVVNVGGRPYLLLNDAMFTFYRRSMGEFSPFFLALRDEKRILGARCTRCGLVRVPPFVTRCPDCGFAPTELVEVGDVGQLVATPPVTYFANSLFQQQVPFGRGRAILRGADTALSVNLYTTRGILVPGIFRKGTEVKVVFRSERKGEITDIFCVPTAELTPDQVAKKGLEESELDWERATEPPLPSATAQDAARFHEIAAQLSALARELSANERARRDIANWWRTILVKTTGGTLVMKIANGDLTVEEGTAAAPDLVMVVADPAVLLNALAYRGSLTQAIMTGKLWISKNVEFTTVFKLERMARSLARSKKA
- a CDS encoding aldo/keto reductase, which codes for MSCSMPALERRLLGRTGFGVTFIGFGALEIGRDWGLGDEVQRRRPDEAAAAQVLNGVLDLGINLIDTARAYHLSEERVGRAISHRRSEFILASKCGEHSADPGTYYDFSYEAVKASIDMSLRLLQTDRIDIMQIHFGPDPERVLAEGETLRAMREAQAEGKVRFLGASPPTHLIGPCIERGVFDVLQVEYSLLNPAAGRLIEEAARRGIGVLVRGGLAMGRLTGKARALAAADTGLQRRLAPFLDLVDGDWDRLPEVALAFLYTSPGVSCVLVGSKSLDHVRAAVEIAGRGFAPEFLEAVREAVGRVAA
- a CDS encoding peptidoglycan-binding protein, coding for MDGNGAGVREAVPDREQSRIWRFGLWCAAWLVSLSVPLAAATDSARPARPPVCGEVSVVGAPGQEDRPEDVRELQLGLRLLALFPHPLDGRYEPHTREAVRLFQRQHGLPADGVAGPETWRALAQAFEQQASDLIGSQREAARTAPPPEGVPLHPDVKPGGYWAVVDTVRLNLTLYRDGDVQGRWPIAVGKPWTMTPVGEWKIVDKGFAEGVFGTRWIGLDIPFGSYGIHGTDRPWSIGTYASAGCIRMYNHDVERLYDLLPHGTPVTITGVLPPVAWDTPLGPGSVDFSVPLLQWALRQHGFDPGRADARVGPATMRAIVEAQRVFGLPRLPVATPDLFRALGLRR